One window of bacterium genomic DNA carries:
- a CDS encoding ankyrin repeat domain-containing protein: MMAFLWLAVLALGCFGVGSASAQMEIFEAAKTGDIVRVEQLLESEHSALDYDVNGSTILHYAASGGQAKIAALLIARGADVNAANKDGFTPLHNCALSGNSETAVTLLGGGSILYARDNNEMTPLHLCGLSNNVDVAKILVGHGADVNDKTSTLWTPLRVAEYKSNKELIEWLRAQGANE, translated from the coding sequence ATGATGGCTTTTCTATGGCTTGCTGTTCTGGCGCTTGGGTGTTTCGGCGTTGGATCCGCATCGGCACAGATGGAGATTTTTGAAGCCGCGAAAACCGGGGATATTGTGCGCGTCGAACAGCTACTCGAATCCGAGCATTCCGCGTTGGATTACGATGTCAACGGCTCGACAATTTTGCATTACGCGGCAAGCGGCGGCCAAGCGAAGATCGCCGCGCTGCTGATTGCCCGCGGCGCGGACGTGAACGCCGCGAACAAAGACGGCTTCACCCCGCTGCACAATTGCGCTCTGAGTGGAAACAGCGAAACCGCCGTAACGCTGCTCGGCGGCGGCAGCATTCTCTACGCTCGCGACAACAATGAAATGACACCCCTGCATCTGTGCGGACTGAGCAACAACGTGGATGTTGCCAAGATCCTCGTGGGTCATGGTGCAGATGTCAACGACAAGACATCCACGCTGTGGACTCCGCTGCGGGTCGCTGAGTACAAATCCAACAAGGAGCTGATCGAATGGTTGCGGGCGCAGGGTGCGAACGAATAG
- a CDS encoding response regulator transcription factor — MRILLIEDDRKIAEALLKSLRADAHIVDHARTGEDGEELAFVNQYDVILLDIMLPRQDGWQTCRNIRAQGVATPVLMLTALGEVEDRVKGLNLGADDYLTKPFHTAELEARMRALVRRPSSSRSAVLEQFGLHIDLERRYAERDGRELSLTTREFRMLELFLLNPGRVLSRETISDHLWDMNYEPRSNVLEAFIKSLRQKVDRGFARPLIHTVRGLGYVFKEETA, encoded by the coding sequence ATGAGAATTCTACTTATTGAAGATGATCGCAAGATTGCCGAAGCGCTGCTAAAGAGTCTGCGCGCGGATGCGCATATTGTGGATCACGCACGCACGGGCGAGGACGGCGAAGAGCTGGCGTTCGTGAATCAGTATGATGTGATTCTGCTCGATATCATGTTGCCCCGGCAGGACGGCTGGCAGACGTGCCGCAATATTCGCGCGCAAGGTGTAGCTACACCCGTGCTGATGCTTACAGCACTGGGTGAAGTTGAAGACCGGGTGAAAGGGCTCAACTTGGGAGCAGATGACTATTTGACCAAGCCATTTCATACGGCCGAATTAGAGGCGCGGATGCGCGCGCTCGTACGGCGGCCTTCGTCGTCGCGCTCGGCGGTGTTGGAACAATTTGGCCTGCACATTGACTTGGAACGGCGCTATGCAGAACGTGACGGCCGTGAACTTTCATTGACGACCCGCGAGTTCCGAATGCTTGAACTCTTCTTGCTGAATCCGGGCAGAGTGCTGTCGCGCGAGACGATCTCGGACCATTTGTGGGACATGAACTATGAGCCGCGCAGCAATGTGCTGGAAGCGTTCATCAAATCGTTGCGACAGAAGGTGGATCGCGGTTTTGCGCGACCGCTCATTCACACCGTGCGCGGTCTCGGGTATGTTTTCAAAGAAGAGACGGCGTAA
- a CDS encoding HAMP domain-containing histidine kinase, whose product MWTRSGAVTLADSVLSLITSQLPGEFDEDETLAETVLHNGASFRVFWQPVEVDGRYPNIVQAAASMHELEAELSRLLWLFLGMIAMALLLSGLAARVLMKVAFRPIDQMADGARLQRGALRPAGGCSYPDDEVRRLAETLNGLLARIQTAFESQQQFVADASHELRTPLTVIRTELEFASRSLDGVKSRESVVNAIAETERLERLTNQLLTLVRLDSGRHSVDRGAVRVDDLLLDCLTQVRPRASVKRVTMQVHIAEVLETTGDAALLRSMLLNIIENAVKYSPEDATIQVELRRHDLDERFLKIVVTDAGPGIPEEEQEHVFRRFYRAKAQRSEANGSGLGLAIARNVIEIHGGELSVMSAAGHGSKFTVKLPCIGHESERAK is encoded by the coding sequence GTGTGGACTCGTAGCGGCGCGGTGACGCTCGCGGATTCAGTGTTGTCCTTGATAACCTCACAATTGCCGGGCGAATTTGATGAAGATGAAACGCTTGCCGAGACTGTCCTTCACAATGGCGCGAGCTTTCGAGTTTTCTGGCAACCGGTTGAGGTTGACGGTCGGTATCCCAATATCGTGCAGGCGGCAGCGTCCATGCACGAGCTTGAGGCCGAACTTTCGCGCTTGCTGTGGCTGTTTCTGGGAATGATCGCGATGGCGCTACTTCTATCGGGTCTGGCGGCGCGGGTATTGATGAAGGTGGCGTTCCGGCCGATTGATCAGATGGCCGACGGCGCGCGGCTTCAGCGCGGAGCGCTTAGACCCGCGGGTGGATGTTCCTATCCCGATGATGAGGTGCGGAGACTTGCTGAGACACTGAACGGACTGTTGGCCCGCATTCAAACGGCGTTCGAGAGTCAACAGCAGTTCGTCGCCGATGCTTCGCATGAACTGCGCACGCCGCTGACGGTCATTCGCACGGAGCTCGAATTTGCAAGTCGCTCGCTTGACGGCGTGAAGTCGCGCGAGAGTGTCGTCAATGCGATTGCGGAAACCGAGCGGCTTGAGCGGCTGACCAATCAACTGTTGACGCTTGTCAGACTCGATTCGGGCAGGCATTCCGTTGATCGCGGCGCGGTGCGAGTGGACGATTTACTGCTGGACTGCCTAACTCAGGTCAGACCCAGGGCCTCTGTCAAGCGCGTGACCATGCAAGTGCACATTGCCGAGGTCCTGGAAACGACCGGTGACGCCGCTTTGCTCAGAAGTATGCTGCTGAACATCATCGAGAACGCCGTAAAATACTCGCCGGAGGACGCCACGATTCAGGTCGAACTCCGACGGCACGACTTGGATGAACGATTTCTGAAGATTGTGGTGACCGATGCGGGGCCGGGTATTCCCGAAGAAGAGCAGGAGCATGTCTTTCGCCGATTCTATCGGGCGAAGGCGCAGCGCAGCGAGGCAAATGGCAGCGGGCTTGGTCTGGCGATTGCCAGAAACGTCATTGAGATCCACGGCGGTGAACTGTCGGTTATGAGCGCCGCGGGGCACGGCTCTAAGTTCACGGTGAAATTGCCCTGTATCGGCCATGAAAGCGAACGTGCCAAGTGA
- a CDS encoding PepSY-like domain-containing protein has product MKNLTSVLLAAIIALVLVGSALPALAKAAKGTGTAKEVSQPELPMAVTQSLQMAFPGAVITEVSKENENNVQVYDIETRDGMIERDLIFGLDGTLLEVGEHIPAADLPAAVRDATNKAFPGGSITEAERKTIGGTMRYDVTVQSGGASHELYFSPAGAILNVTDDEDDGGDDGDDD; this is encoded by the coding sequence ATGAAAAATCTCACAAGCGTCCTGCTCGCAGCGATCATCGCGCTCGTGCTTGTCGGATCAGCGCTCCCCGCGCTGGCAAAGGCAGCCAAAGGCACGGGAACGGCGAAGGAAGTGTCGCAACCCGAACTGCCGATGGCGGTGACACAGTCACTGCAGATGGCCTTCCCCGGAGCCGTGATAACAGAAGTGTCCAAGGAAAATGAGAACAACGTGCAGGTCTATGACATTGAGACGCGCGACGGCATGATCGAGCGCGACCTGATCTTTGGGCTTGACGGGACGCTTCTGGAAGTGGGCGAGCACATTCCCGCCGCTGATTTGCCCGCGGCGGTGCGGGACGCGACGAACAAGGCCTTTCCCGGCGGTTCGATAACCGAAGCCGAGCGGAAGACCATTGGTGGTACGATGCGCTACGATGTTACCGTCCAAAGCGGCGGAGCATCACACGAGTTGTATTTCTCACCCGCCGGCGCAATTCTGAACGTGACTGACGATGAAGACGACGGCGGCGATGACGGAGATGATGACTAA
- a CDS encoding PAS domain S-box protein: protein MQQALIVDISERERVEAALRASEERYRGIFEHATAGIIRSSPDGKVITANRALVKMLGYDSDEHARSEVTNIGEQVYSNPAERQQVMAALARDGQLTGEYVFRRRDRSEFFVEMSLWAERDGHGSVKAIEGIVTDITDRKATELALKHAMSDLETSYAQLERTNDDLSNANLELRLTQAQLVQSEKMASMSLFVAGMSHEFNNPISAVQSSSMNIRSCVAKLEANVKALPESDQTRAIDRLLSLLLQSERVVSEGSNRVAQIVAKMKSFVKLDEAERQLYDVNRSIEDTLAVFEQERKPDIEIVKELADLPRILCHPAKLNQMILQLLSNANHAVSSSGQIRIRTFAGAENVVVEIADNGIGIPQDKLSRIFEPGYTTWGVGVGVGLGLSIVHQIVEEHSGAIQVESAAGQGTTFRISLPRAESS from the coding sequence ATGCAGCAGGCGCTCATTGTGGACATTTCCGAGCGTGAGCGCGTCGAGGCGGCATTGCGCGCCAGCGAAGAACGCTATCGCGGAATCTTCGAACACGCCACAGCCGGAATCATCCGGTCGTCGCCCGATGGCAAAGTGATCACTGCCAACCGTGCCCTCGTGAAAATGCTGGGCTACGATTCCGATGAGCATGCCCGCTCGGAAGTCACCAACATCGGCGAGCAGGTATACAGCAACCCAGCCGAACGGCAGCAGGTCATGGCGGCCTTGGCCCGCGACGGTCAGCTCACTGGCGAGTACGTCTTTCGGCGGCGTGACCGATCCGAGTTCTTTGTCGAAATGAGCTTATGGGCGGAACGCGATGGCCACGGATCCGTCAAGGCGATTGAGGGCATCGTCACCGATATCACCGACCGCAAGGCTACCGAGCTCGCCTTGAAGCACGCCATGTCTGACCTTGAGACCTCTTACGCACAACTCGAACGAACGAACGACGACTTGAGCAACGCAAACCTCGAACTCCGCCTAACGCAGGCACAACTCGTCCAATCCGAGAAGATGGCCTCGATGAGCCTGTTCGTCGCCGGTATGTCGCACGAGTTCAACAATCCGATTTCCGCCGTTCAAAGTTCAAGCATGAATATTCGTTCGTGCGTCGCCAAACTCGAGGCCAACGTGAAGGCGCTGCCCGAGTCCGACCAAACGCGTGCGATTGACAGGCTGCTGTCTTTGCTGCTCCAAAGTGAGCGCGTGGTGTCAGAGGGTTCGAACCGCGTCGCGCAGATTGTGGCCAAGATGAAGAGTTTTGTGAAGCTGGACGAAGCGGAACGGCAACTCTACGACGTGAACAGGAGCATTGAAGATACGCTGGCCGTCTTCGAGCAAGAGCGCAAACCTGACATCGAAATCGTAAAAGAACTCGCCGACCTGCCGCGTATTCTTTGCCATCCGGCCAAATTGAACCAGATGATCCTGCAATTGCTGAGCAATGCCAATCACGCGGTCTCGTCGAGCGGCCAGATCCGCATTCGCACATTTGCCGGGGCAGAAAACGTGGTCGTGGAAATCGCCGACAATGGCATCGGCATTCCGCAGGACAAATTGTCCCGGATCTTCGAGCCGGGCTACACGACTTGGGGCGTGGGTGTCGGCGTCGGCCTCGGACTCTCGATCGTCCACCAGATTGTCGAAGAGCACTCCGGCGCCATTCAAGTCGAATCCGCCGCCGGTCAGGGCACGACCTTCCGCATCTCACTCCCTCGCGCGGAAAGCAGTTAA